From one Mya arenaria isolate MELC-2E11 chromosome 4, ASM2691426v1 genomic stretch:
- the LOC128232699 gene encoding sodium- and chloride-dependent neutral and basic amino acid transporter B(0+)-like isoform X2, whose amino-acid sequence MEYPDTVSVSSSGHQQQRKAVKFSSTFSTYMTLLGYALGFADIWRFPFLVYRNGGGAFLIPFVIMTFVCGVPLFFMEYTISKFSGRGPYQVWDFCPLLRGVGITVSLAYLLYMIGSSIFRCWLFEFVFYSFYNPIPFPSCNNPWNTNTCMNGTSDVDYSASSMVNANMTTMNMKVDVSTSKIEIPRMSAAEEFWQFQALKMSTGIDDYSHFIWKYVVMMLVFRIIVSLTVVKSIKTIEKVIYVTLTLPFLFSVALFIRSLLLPGSADGIYFYFYPNFATLLKPGVWIEATLMVFYSFAFGWGAIMVMGSHALFRDNSYRTTIVITFTDSIVAIFNGMVCFSVLGNMAHTYGMPISELVKAGFSTGLVAYITALSSLPLPQLWTFLFLLSGILTGLEAQMIPIEMIIQVIGDFFPRLKAGFRIPTLIVITVVMFVLSLPTCTGAGAYIFLLIDWYAGSWTGTIVALIEVISISWVYGLDRLSEDTQVMLGRPLYAVFRWLLAFISPAIVLVILFLSCVEYVPPNYGSYHYPGYAQAIGWGTVVVTVAPIFGYAILNLYRAKGTVSQRISSLCRPTDTWGPCGDRMDCNYRKNKIKYSERTFWDLFYFNVFGRYPKNSAINLLLDHELTILKS is encoded by the exons ATGGAGTACCCGGATACCGTAAGCGTGTCTTCAAGTGGACATCAGCAGCAACGTAAGGCTGTGAAATTCTCGTCCACTTTCAGCACATACATGACATTGCTGGGATATGCTCTGGGGTTTGCTGACATTTGGAGATTCCCGTTCCTGGTCTACAGGAATGGCGGAG GGGCTTTTCTGATACCATTCGTTATCATGACGTTTGTTTGCGGAGTTCCGTTGTTTTTCATGGAATATACGATCTCAAAATTCTCTGGAAGGGGGCCATATCAGGTCTGGGACTTCTGTCCCTTACTCAGAG GAGTTGGGATTACTGTTTCGTTGGCGTACCTTTTATACATGATCGGTTCAAGTATCTTTCGATGCTGGCtgtttgagtttgttttttattcattctaCAACCCAATTCCGTTTCCATCTTGCAATAACCCATGGAACACAAACACGTGCATGAATGGAACATCTGACGTAGACTACAGTGCATCTTCTATGGTTAACGCTAATATGACTACCATGAACATGAAGGTTGATGTGAGTACATCCAAGATCGAGATACCAAGAATGTCCGCTGCAGAGGAGTTTTGGCA GTTCCAAGCACTGAAAATGTCAACAGGTATCGACGATTACTCGcattttatatggaaatacGTCGTCATGATGCTCGTCTTTCGAATAATAGTGTCGTTAACTGTTGTCAAGAGTATAAAAACCATAGAAAAG GTGATCTATGTGACTCTTACACTCCCGTTTTTGTTTTCTGTGGCGTTGTTTATCCGCTCACTTTTGTTGCCTGGATCAGCAgatggaatatatttttatttctatccTAATTTTGCAACGCTTTTGAAACCTGGG GTTTGGATAGAAGCTACTTTGATGGTGTTCTACTCGTTCGCTTTTGGATGGGGAGCGATTATGGTAATGGGATCACATGCCTTATTTCGTGATAATAGCTACAG GACAACGATTGTAATAACTTTTACGGACTCAATAGTTGCGATTTTTAACGGAATGGTTTGCTTCTCCGTTCTGGGCAACATGGCTCACACTTACGGGATGCCTATCAGCGAGCTGGTCAAAGCAG GGTTTTCCACTGGTTTGGTAGCGTATATCACAGCCCTCAGCTCGTTGCCTTTGCCTCAGCTCTGGACATTTCTATTCCTATTGTCAGGAATCTTGACTGGGTTGGAAGCACAG ATGATACCGATTGAGATGATTATTCAAGTAATTGGAGACTTTTTTCCCAGGCTCAAGGCTGGGTTCCGTATTCCCACGTTGATTGTCATCACTGTTGTCATGTTTGTCCTATCACTTCCGACGTGCACGGGC GCCGGGGCATACATTTTCCTGTTGATTGACTGGTACGCCGGATCATGGACGGGTACAATCGTTGCTTTAATCGAGGTTATATCTATTTCTTGGGTATACG GATTGGACCGTTTAAGTGAAGATACACAAGTTATGTTGGGTCGACCTCTCTATGCAGTGTTTCGGTGGCTCCTCGCTTTCATATCGCCTGCAATTGTGCTT GTGATACTTTTCTTGAGTTGTGTGGAGTATGTTCCTCCTAACTACGGGTCGTATCATTACCCTGGTTACGCCCAAGCTATTGGGTGGGGAACGGTGGTGGTCACCGTGGCTCCGATATTTGGCTACGCTATTCTCAACTTATACCGTGCCAAAGGCACCGTTTCTCAG AGAATCAGTTCCCTGTGTAGACCCACCGACACGTGGGGACCATGCGGGGATAGAATGGATTGCAACTACAGGAAGAACAAAATCAAATACTCGGAGAGAACATTCTGGGATCTGTTCTACTTCAATGTGTTTGGTCGATATCCAAAGAATTCAGCCATTAATTTATTATTGGATCATGAACTGACTATTCTCAAATCTTGA
- the LOC128232699 gene encoding sodium- and chloride-dependent neutral and basic amino acid transporter B(0+)-like isoform X1, with protein sequence MDSNFPVLFHCEIHWNPVLSPTANIVFIMEYPDTVSVSSSGHQQQRKAVKFSSTFSTYMTLLGYALGFADIWRFPFLVYRNGGGAFLIPFVIMTFVCGVPLFFMEYTISKFSGRGPYQVWDFCPLLRGVGITVSLAYLLYMIGSSIFRCWLFEFVFYSFYNPIPFPSCNNPWNTNTCMNGTSDVDYSASSMVNANMTTMNMKVDVSTSKIEIPRMSAAEEFWQFQALKMSTGIDDYSHFIWKYVVMMLVFRIIVSLTVVKSIKTIEKVIYVTLTLPFLFSVALFIRSLLLPGSADGIYFYFYPNFATLLKPGVWIEATLMVFYSFAFGWGAIMVMGSHALFRDNSYRTTIVITFTDSIVAIFNGMVCFSVLGNMAHTYGMPISELVKAGFSTGLVAYITALSSLPLPQLWTFLFLLSGILTGLEAQMIPIEMIIQVIGDFFPRLKAGFRIPTLIVITVVMFVLSLPTCTGAGAYIFLLIDWYAGSWTGTIVALIEVISISWVYGLDRLSEDTQVMLGRPLYAVFRWLLAFISPAIVLVILFLSCVEYVPPNYGSYHYPGYAQAIGWGTVVVTVAPIFGYAILNLYRAKGTVSQRISSLCRPTDTWGPCGDRMDCNYRKNKIKYSERTFWDLFYFNVFGRYPKNSAINLLLDHELTILKS encoded by the exons ATGGATTCCAATTTTCCAGTTTTATTCCACTGTGAAATCCACTGGAATCCTGTGTTGTCACCCACAGCAAATATTGTGTT CATCATGGAGTACCCGGATACCGTAAGCGTGTCTTCAAGTGGACATCAGCAGCAACGTAAGGCTGTGAAATTCTCGTCCACTTTCAGCACATACATGACATTGCTGGGATATGCTCTGGGGTTTGCTGACATTTGGAGATTCCCGTTCCTGGTCTACAGGAATGGCGGAG GGGCTTTTCTGATACCATTCGTTATCATGACGTTTGTTTGCGGAGTTCCGTTGTTTTTCATGGAATATACGATCTCAAAATTCTCTGGAAGGGGGCCATATCAGGTCTGGGACTTCTGTCCCTTACTCAGAG GAGTTGGGATTACTGTTTCGTTGGCGTACCTTTTATACATGATCGGTTCAAGTATCTTTCGATGCTGGCtgtttgagtttgttttttattcattctaCAACCCAATTCCGTTTCCATCTTGCAATAACCCATGGAACACAAACACGTGCATGAATGGAACATCTGACGTAGACTACAGTGCATCTTCTATGGTTAACGCTAATATGACTACCATGAACATGAAGGTTGATGTGAGTACATCCAAGATCGAGATACCAAGAATGTCCGCTGCAGAGGAGTTTTGGCA GTTCCAAGCACTGAAAATGTCAACAGGTATCGACGATTACTCGcattttatatggaaatacGTCGTCATGATGCTCGTCTTTCGAATAATAGTGTCGTTAACTGTTGTCAAGAGTATAAAAACCATAGAAAAG GTGATCTATGTGACTCTTACACTCCCGTTTTTGTTTTCTGTGGCGTTGTTTATCCGCTCACTTTTGTTGCCTGGATCAGCAgatggaatatatttttatttctatccTAATTTTGCAACGCTTTTGAAACCTGGG GTTTGGATAGAAGCTACTTTGATGGTGTTCTACTCGTTCGCTTTTGGATGGGGAGCGATTATGGTAATGGGATCACATGCCTTATTTCGTGATAATAGCTACAG GACAACGATTGTAATAACTTTTACGGACTCAATAGTTGCGATTTTTAACGGAATGGTTTGCTTCTCCGTTCTGGGCAACATGGCTCACACTTACGGGATGCCTATCAGCGAGCTGGTCAAAGCAG GGTTTTCCACTGGTTTGGTAGCGTATATCACAGCCCTCAGCTCGTTGCCTTTGCCTCAGCTCTGGACATTTCTATTCCTATTGTCAGGAATCTTGACTGGGTTGGAAGCACAG ATGATACCGATTGAGATGATTATTCAAGTAATTGGAGACTTTTTTCCCAGGCTCAAGGCTGGGTTCCGTATTCCCACGTTGATTGTCATCACTGTTGTCATGTTTGTCCTATCACTTCCGACGTGCACGGGC GCCGGGGCATACATTTTCCTGTTGATTGACTGGTACGCCGGATCATGGACGGGTACAATCGTTGCTTTAATCGAGGTTATATCTATTTCTTGGGTATACG GATTGGACCGTTTAAGTGAAGATACACAAGTTATGTTGGGTCGACCTCTCTATGCAGTGTTTCGGTGGCTCCTCGCTTTCATATCGCCTGCAATTGTGCTT GTGATACTTTTCTTGAGTTGTGTGGAGTATGTTCCTCCTAACTACGGGTCGTATCATTACCCTGGTTACGCCCAAGCTATTGGGTGGGGAACGGTGGTGGTCACCGTGGCTCCGATATTTGGCTACGCTATTCTCAACTTATACCGTGCCAAAGGCACCGTTTCTCAG AGAATCAGTTCCCTGTGTAGACCCACCGACACGTGGGGACCATGCGGGGATAGAATGGATTGCAACTACAGGAAGAACAAAATCAAATACTCGGAGAGAACATTCTGGGATCTGTTCTACTTCAATGTGTTTGGTCGATATCCAAAGAATTCAGCCATTAATTTATTATTGGATCATGAACTGACTATTCTCAAATCTTGA